The genomic stretch TTTTTATTATCATATTAGCCTAGCCTGCCTATGTAATGAGGGCGGTATTTTAAAAGCTAAGTAGATCGGGGCGATTCTTTTGGGTCTTCTTCACAGACTCAGCCTTACGCCACACTAAAGTTTTGGAATGATTCCCCAGTAGAAGCACTTTTGGCACTTTCATGCCTTTGTATTCTTCTGGTCGAGTGTATTGAGGGTACTCAAGAAGGCCTTGGCTAAAGGACTCATCGTGCTGGCTCTGTGAATCACCTAGCACCCCTGGCACTAGTCTTACGCAAGCGTCAATAGCGGTCATTGCGGGTAGCTCTCCCCCTGTCAAAATAAAATCACCGACAGATATCTCTAAATCAACTAATTTCATTATTCGTTCATCAAAACCTTCATAATGGCCGCATATTATTATTACTTCTTTTAGTCGGCTAATTTTTCTAGCTGTAGACTGGGTGAATTGTTTGCCGCGAGGCGTCATGAGTATTACTTTAGCAAGCGGCAGCTTCTTTTTGATAGACTCAACTGCTTCATATATTGGCTCTGGCTTTAAGACCATCCCCGCACCTCCCCCATACGGAGTGTCATCGACTTGGCGCCGTTTACCTAGGCCAAAGCTCCGTAGATCAACTATGCTAAACTTTACGAGCTTTTCTTTTTGAGCCTTCCACA from Patescibacteria group bacterium encodes the following:
- the trmD gene encoding tRNA (guanosine(37)-N1)-methyltransferase TrmD; translation: MKISIITLFPEMFSPILGSSMMWKAQKEKLVKFSIVDLRSFGLGKRRQVDDTPYGGGAGMVLKPEPIYEAVESIKKKLPLAKVILMTPRGKQFTQSTARKISRLKEVIIICGHYEGFDERIMKLVDLEISVGDFILTGGELPAMTAIDACVRLVPGVLGDSQSQHDESFSQGLLEYPQYTRPEEYKGMKVPKVLLLGNHSKTLVWRKAESVKKTQKNRPDLLSF